In the genome of Coregonus clupeaformis isolate EN_2021a chromosome 1, ASM2061545v1, whole genome shotgun sequence, one region contains:
- the LOC121568579 gene encoding LIM domain-binding protein 1 isoform X1, whose translation MSVGGCACPGCSSKSFKLYSPKEPGPNGSAFPPFHPGTMLDRDVGPTPMYPPSYLEPGMGRPTPYGNQTDYRIFELNKRLQNWTEDCDNLWWDAFTTEFFEDDAMLTITFCLEDGPKRYTIGRTLIPRYFRSIFEGGATELFYTLKHPKESFHSNFVSLDCDQCTMVTQNGKPMFTQVCVEGRLYLEFMFDDMMRIKTWHFSIRQHREVLPRSILAMHVQDPQMLDQLAKNITRCGLSNSTLNYLRLCVILEPMQELMSRHKTYSLSPRDCLKTCLFQKWQRMVAPPAEPARQAPNKRRKRKMSGGSNMSAGGGNNNNNNSKKKSPANNFPLSTQVPDVMMVGEPTLMGGEFGDEDERLITRLENGQFDTANGGGGLEDEDSFGSSPALGGANSPWNNKTPNSQDSKNNDSQSSQ comes from the exons ATGTCTGTTGGAGGCTGCGCTTGCCCGG GCTGTTCATCTAAGTCGTTCAAGCTGTACTCCCCCAAGGAGCCCGGCCCTAACGGCAGTGCCTTCCCCCCCTTCCACCCCGGCACCATGCTGGACAGAGACGTggg GCCAACACCAATGTACCCCCCGTCATACCTAGAGCCTGGCATGGG GAGACCCACACCATACGGCAACCAGACAGACTACAGGATATTTGAGCTCAACAAGCGGCTACAGAACTGGACAGAG GACTGTGACAATCTCTGGTGGGATGCCTTCACCACAGAGTTCTTTGAGGATGATGCCATGCTCACCATCACCTTTTGTCTGGAGGACGGGCCCAAACGATACA CCATCGGCCGGACATTGATCCCGCGGTACTTCCGGAGTATTTTTGAAGGGGGCGCCACTGAGCTGTTCTACACATTGAAGCACCCTAAAGAGTCTTTCCACAGTAACTTTGTGTCTCTAGACTGTGACCAGTGCACCATGGTTACACAGAACGGCAAGCCCATGTTCACACAG gtGTGTGTGGAGGGTCGTTTGTACCTAGAGTTCATGTTTGACGACATGATGAGGATCAAGACTTGGCACTTTAGCATCAGACAACACAGAGAGGTCCTGCCTCGTAGCATACTAGCGATGCAC GTGCAGGACCCTCAGATGCTGGACCAGCTGGCCAAAAACATCACAAGATGTGGCCTGTCCAACTCCACACTCAACTACCTTAGG ttgTGTGTGATCTTGGAGCCGATGCAGGAGTTGATGTCCAGACACAAGACCTACAGTCTGAGTCCCAGAGACTGTCTCAAGACCTGCCTCTTCCAGAAGTGGCAACGCATGGTGGCCCCACCAG CTGAGCCGGCCAGACAAGCGCCCAACAAGCGGAGGAAAAGGAAGATGTCTGGCGGCAGCAACATGAGCGCTGGAGgaggaaacaacaacaacaacaacagcaagaaGAAGAGTCCTGCTAACAACTTCCCCCTCTCCACACAGGTACCT GACGTGATGATGGTGGGCGAGCCCACTCTGATGGGAGGGGAGTTTGGAGACGAGGATGAGCGTCTGATCACGCGGCTGGAGAATGGCCAGTTCGACACGGCCAACGGAGGGGGGGGCCTGGAGGACGAGGACAGTTTCGGCAGCTCCCCCGCCCTGGGGGGCGCAAACTCCCCCTGGAACAACAAGACCCCCAACAGCCAGGACAGCAAGAACAACGACTCCCAGTCCTCACAGTAG
- the LOC121568579 gene encoding LIM domain-binding protein 1-A isoform X2, with protein MSVGGCACPGCSSKSFKLYSPKEPGPNGSAFPPFHPGTMLDRDVGPTPMYPPSYLEPGMGRPTPYGNQTDYRIFELNKRLQNWTEDCDNLWWDAFTTEFFEDDAMLTITFCLEDGPKRYTIGRTLIPRYFRSIFEGGATELFYTLKHPKESFHSNFVSLDCDQCTMVTQNGKPMFTQVCVEGRLYLEFMFDDMMRIKTWHFSIRQHREVLPRSILAMHVQDPQMLDQLAKNITRCGLSNSTLNYLRLCVILEPMQELMSRHKTYSLSPRDCLKTCLFQKWQRMVAPPAEPARQAPNKRRKRKMSGGSNMSAGGGNNNNNNSKKKSPANNFPLSTQDVMMVGEPTLMGGEFGDEDERLITRLENGQFDTANGGGGLEDEDSFGSSPALGGANSPWNNKTPNSQDSKNNDSQSSQ; from the exons ATGTCTGTTGGAGGCTGCGCTTGCCCGG GCTGTTCATCTAAGTCGTTCAAGCTGTACTCCCCCAAGGAGCCCGGCCCTAACGGCAGTGCCTTCCCCCCCTTCCACCCCGGCACCATGCTGGACAGAGACGTggg GCCAACACCAATGTACCCCCCGTCATACCTAGAGCCTGGCATGGG GAGACCCACACCATACGGCAACCAGACAGACTACAGGATATTTGAGCTCAACAAGCGGCTACAGAACTGGACAGAG GACTGTGACAATCTCTGGTGGGATGCCTTCACCACAGAGTTCTTTGAGGATGATGCCATGCTCACCATCACCTTTTGTCTGGAGGACGGGCCCAAACGATACA CCATCGGCCGGACATTGATCCCGCGGTACTTCCGGAGTATTTTTGAAGGGGGCGCCACTGAGCTGTTCTACACATTGAAGCACCCTAAAGAGTCTTTCCACAGTAACTTTGTGTCTCTAGACTGTGACCAGTGCACCATGGTTACACAGAACGGCAAGCCCATGTTCACACAG gtGTGTGTGGAGGGTCGTTTGTACCTAGAGTTCATGTTTGACGACATGATGAGGATCAAGACTTGGCACTTTAGCATCAGACAACACAGAGAGGTCCTGCCTCGTAGCATACTAGCGATGCAC GTGCAGGACCCTCAGATGCTGGACCAGCTGGCCAAAAACATCACAAGATGTGGCCTGTCCAACTCCACACTCAACTACCTTAGG ttgTGTGTGATCTTGGAGCCGATGCAGGAGTTGATGTCCAGACACAAGACCTACAGTCTGAGTCCCAGAGACTGTCTCAAGACCTGCCTCTTCCAGAAGTGGCAACGCATGGTGGCCCCACCAG CTGAGCCGGCCAGACAAGCGCCCAACAAGCGGAGGAAAAGGAAGATGTCTGGCGGCAGCAACATGAGCGCTGGAGgaggaaacaacaacaacaacaacagcaagaaGAAGAGTCCTGCTAACAACTTCCCCCTCTCCACACAG GACGTGATGATGGTGGGCGAGCCCACTCTGATGGGAGGGGAGTTTGGAGACGAGGATGAGCGTCTGATCACGCGGCTGGAGAATGGCCAGTTCGACACGGCCAACGGAGGGGGGGGCCTGGAGGACGAGGACAGTTTCGGCAGCTCCCCCGCCCTGGGGGGCGCAAACTCCCCCTGGAACAACAAGACCCCCAACAGCCAGGACAGCAAGAACAACGACTCCCAGTCCTCACAGTAG
- the LOC121568579 gene encoding LIM domain-binding protein 1 isoform X5, with translation MSVGGCACPGCSSKSFKLYSPKEPGPNGSAFPPFHPGTMLDRDVGPTPMYPPSYLEPGMGRPTPYGNQTDYRIFELNKRLQNWTEDCDNLWWDAFTTEFFEDDAMLTITFCLEDGPKRYTIGRTLIPRYFRSIFEGGATELFYTLKHPKESFHSNFVSLDCDQCTMVTQNGKPMFTQVCVEGRLYLEFMFDDMMRIKTWHFSIRQHREVLPRSILAMHVQDPQMLDQLAKNITRCGLSNSTLNYLRLCVILEPMQELMSRHKTYSLSPRDCLKTCLFQKWQRMVAPPAEPARQAPNKRRKRKMSGGSNMSAGGGNNNNNNSKKKSPANNFPLSTQVPDLVGTKTCTLPELEDRS, from the exons ATGTCTGTTGGAGGCTGCGCTTGCCCGG GCTGTTCATCTAAGTCGTTCAAGCTGTACTCCCCCAAGGAGCCCGGCCCTAACGGCAGTGCCTTCCCCCCCTTCCACCCCGGCACCATGCTGGACAGAGACGTggg GCCAACACCAATGTACCCCCCGTCATACCTAGAGCCTGGCATGGG GAGACCCACACCATACGGCAACCAGACAGACTACAGGATATTTGAGCTCAACAAGCGGCTACAGAACTGGACAGAG GACTGTGACAATCTCTGGTGGGATGCCTTCACCACAGAGTTCTTTGAGGATGATGCCATGCTCACCATCACCTTTTGTCTGGAGGACGGGCCCAAACGATACA CCATCGGCCGGACATTGATCCCGCGGTACTTCCGGAGTATTTTTGAAGGGGGCGCCACTGAGCTGTTCTACACATTGAAGCACCCTAAAGAGTCTTTCCACAGTAACTTTGTGTCTCTAGACTGTGACCAGTGCACCATGGTTACACAGAACGGCAAGCCCATGTTCACACAG gtGTGTGTGGAGGGTCGTTTGTACCTAGAGTTCATGTTTGACGACATGATGAGGATCAAGACTTGGCACTTTAGCATCAGACAACACAGAGAGGTCCTGCCTCGTAGCATACTAGCGATGCAC GTGCAGGACCCTCAGATGCTGGACCAGCTGGCCAAAAACATCACAAGATGTGGCCTGTCCAACTCCACACTCAACTACCTTAGG ttgTGTGTGATCTTGGAGCCGATGCAGGAGTTGATGTCCAGACACAAGACCTACAGTCTGAGTCCCAGAGACTGTCTCAAGACCTGCCTCTTCCAGAAGTGGCAACGCATGGTGGCCCCACCAG CTGAGCCGGCCAGACAAGCGCCCAACAAGCGGAGGAAAAGGAAGATGTCTGGCGGCAGCAACATGAGCGCTGGAGgaggaaacaacaacaacaacaacagcaagaaGAAGAGTCCTGCTAACAACTTCCCCCTCTCCACACAGGTACCT GACCTGGTTGGAACAAAAACCTGTACACTGCCGGAGCTTGAGGACCGGAGTTGA
- the LOC121568579 gene encoding LIM domain-binding protein 1 isoform X3, with protein MSVGGCACPGCSSKSFKLYSPKEPGPNGSAFPPFHPGTMLDRDVGPTPMYPPSYLEPGMGRPTPYGNQTDYRIFELNKRLQNWTEDCDNLWWDAFTTEFFEDDAMLTITFCLEDGPKRYTIGRTLIPRYFRSIFEGGATELFYTLKHPKESFHSNFVSLDCDQCTMVTQNGKPMFTQVCVEGRLYLEFMFDDMMRIKTWHFSIRQHREVLPRSILAMHDPQMLDQLAKNITRCGLSNSTLNYLRLCVILEPMQELMSRHKTYSLSPRDCLKTCLFQKWQRMVAPPAEPARQAPNKRRKRKMSGGSNMSAGGGNNNNNNSKKKSPANNFPLSTQVPDVMMVGEPTLMGGEFGDEDERLITRLENGQFDTANGGGGLEDEDSFGSSPALGGANSPWNNKTPNSQDSKNNDSQSSQ; from the exons ATGTCTGTTGGAGGCTGCGCTTGCCCGG GCTGTTCATCTAAGTCGTTCAAGCTGTACTCCCCCAAGGAGCCCGGCCCTAACGGCAGTGCCTTCCCCCCCTTCCACCCCGGCACCATGCTGGACAGAGACGTggg GCCAACACCAATGTACCCCCCGTCATACCTAGAGCCTGGCATGGG GAGACCCACACCATACGGCAACCAGACAGACTACAGGATATTTGAGCTCAACAAGCGGCTACAGAACTGGACAGAG GACTGTGACAATCTCTGGTGGGATGCCTTCACCACAGAGTTCTTTGAGGATGATGCCATGCTCACCATCACCTTTTGTCTGGAGGACGGGCCCAAACGATACA CCATCGGCCGGACATTGATCCCGCGGTACTTCCGGAGTATTTTTGAAGGGGGCGCCACTGAGCTGTTCTACACATTGAAGCACCCTAAAGAGTCTTTCCACAGTAACTTTGTGTCTCTAGACTGTGACCAGTGCACCATGGTTACACAGAACGGCAAGCCCATGTTCACACAG gtGTGTGTGGAGGGTCGTTTGTACCTAGAGTTCATGTTTGACGACATGATGAGGATCAAGACTTGGCACTTTAGCATCAGACAACACAGAGAGGTCCTGCCTCGTAGCATACTAGCGATGCAC GACCCTCAGATGCTGGACCAGCTGGCCAAAAACATCACAAGATGTGGCCTGTCCAACTCCACACTCAACTACCTTAGG ttgTGTGTGATCTTGGAGCCGATGCAGGAGTTGATGTCCAGACACAAGACCTACAGTCTGAGTCCCAGAGACTGTCTCAAGACCTGCCTCTTCCAGAAGTGGCAACGCATGGTGGCCCCACCAG CTGAGCCGGCCAGACAAGCGCCCAACAAGCGGAGGAAAAGGAAGATGTCTGGCGGCAGCAACATGAGCGCTGGAGgaggaaacaacaacaacaacaacagcaagaaGAAGAGTCCTGCTAACAACTTCCCCCTCTCCACACAGGTACCT GACGTGATGATGGTGGGCGAGCCCACTCTGATGGGAGGGGAGTTTGGAGACGAGGATGAGCGTCTGATCACGCGGCTGGAGAATGGCCAGTTCGACACGGCCAACGGAGGGGGGGGCCTGGAGGACGAGGACAGTTTCGGCAGCTCCCCCGCCCTGGGGGGCGCAAACTCCCCCTGGAACAACAAGACCCCCAACAGCCAGGACAGCAAGAACAACGACTCCCAGTCCTCACAGTAG
- the LOC121568579 gene encoding LIM domain-binding protein 1 isoform X4 has translation MLDRDVGPTPMYPPSYLEPGMGRPTPYGNQTDYRIFELNKRLQNWTEDCDNLWWDAFTTEFFEDDAMLTITFCLEDGPKRYTIGRTLIPRYFRSIFEGGATELFYTLKHPKESFHSNFVSLDCDQCTMVTQNGKPMFTQVCVEGRLYLEFMFDDMMRIKTWHFSIRQHREVLPRSILAMHVQDPQMLDQLAKNITRCGLSNSTLNYLRLCVILEPMQELMSRHKTYSLSPRDCLKTCLFQKWQRMVAPPAEPARQAPNKRRKRKMSGGSNMSAGGGNNNNNNSKKKSPANNFPLSTQVPDVMMVGEPTLMGGEFGDEDERLITRLENGQFDTANGGGGLEDEDSFGSSPALGGANSPWNNKTPNSQDSKNNDSQSSQ, from the exons ATGCTGGACAGAGACGTggg GCCAACACCAATGTACCCCCCGTCATACCTAGAGCCTGGCATGGG GAGACCCACACCATACGGCAACCAGACAGACTACAGGATATTTGAGCTCAACAAGCGGCTACAGAACTGGACAGAG GACTGTGACAATCTCTGGTGGGATGCCTTCACCACAGAGTTCTTTGAGGATGATGCCATGCTCACCATCACCTTTTGTCTGGAGGACGGGCCCAAACGATACA CCATCGGCCGGACATTGATCCCGCGGTACTTCCGGAGTATTTTTGAAGGGGGCGCCACTGAGCTGTTCTACACATTGAAGCACCCTAAAGAGTCTTTCCACAGTAACTTTGTGTCTCTAGACTGTGACCAGTGCACCATGGTTACACAGAACGGCAAGCCCATGTTCACACAG gtGTGTGTGGAGGGTCGTTTGTACCTAGAGTTCATGTTTGACGACATGATGAGGATCAAGACTTGGCACTTTAGCATCAGACAACACAGAGAGGTCCTGCCTCGTAGCATACTAGCGATGCAC GTGCAGGACCCTCAGATGCTGGACCAGCTGGCCAAAAACATCACAAGATGTGGCCTGTCCAACTCCACACTCAACTACCTTAGG ttgTGTGTGATCTTGGAGCCGATGCAGGAGTTGATGTCCAGACACAAGACCTACAGTCTGAGTCCCAGAGACTGTCTCAAGACCTGCCTCTTCCAGAAGTGGCAACGCATGGTGGCCCCACCAG CTGAGCCGGCCAGACAAGCGCCCAACAAGCGGAGGAAAAGGAAGATGTCTGGCGGCAGCAACATGAGCGCTGGAGgaggaaacaacaacaacaacaacagcaagaaGAAGAGTCCTGCTAACAACTTCCCCCTCTCCACACAGGTACCT GACGTGATGATGGTGGGCGAGCCCACTCTGATGGGAGGGGAGTTTGGAGACGAGGATGAGCGTCTGATCACGCGGCTGGAGAATGGCCAGTTCGACACGGCCAACGGAGGGGGGGGCCTGGAGGACGAGGACAGTTTCGGCAGCTCCCCCGCCCTGGGGGGCGCAAACTCCCCCTGGAACAACAAGACCCCCAACAGCCAGGACAGCAAGAACAACGACTCCCAGTCCTCACAGTAG
- the LOC121568579 gene encoding LIM domain-binding protein 1 isoform X6, producing MSVGGCACPGCSSKSFKLYSPKEPGPNGSAFPPFHPGTMLDRDVGPTPMYPPSYLEPGMGRPTPYGNQTDYRIFELNKRLQNWTEDCDNLWWDAFTTEFFEDDAMLTITFCLEDGPKRYTIGRTLIPRYFRSIFEGGATELFYTLKHPKESFHSNFVSLDCDQCTMVTQNGKPMFTQVCVEGRLYLEFMFDDMMRIKTWHFSIRQHREVLPRSILAMHVQDPQMLDQLAKNITRCGLSNSTLNYLRLCVILEPMQELMSRHKTYSLSPRDCLKTCLFQKWQRMVAPPAEPARQAPNKRRKRKMSGGSNMSAGGGNNNNNNSKKKSPANNFPLSTQDLVGTKTCTLPELEDRS from the exons ATGTCTGTTGGAGGCTGCGCTTGCCCGG GCTGTTCATCTAAGTCGTTCAAGCTGTACTCCCCCAAGGAGCCCGGCCCTAACGGCAGTGCCTTCCCCCCCTTCCACCCCGGCACCATGCTGGACAGAGACGTggg GCCAACACCAATGTACCCCCCGTCATACCTAGAGCCTGGCATGGG GAGACCCACACCATACGGCAACCAGACAGACTACAGGATATTTGAGCTCAACAAGCGGCTACAGAACTGGACAGAG GACTGTGACAATCTCTGGTGGGATGCCTTCACCACAGAGTTCTTTGAGGATGATGCCATGCTCACCATCACCTTTTGTCTGGAGGACGGGCCCAAACGATACA CCATCGGCCGGACATTGATCCCGCGGTACTTCCGGAGTATTTTTGAAGGGGGCGCCACTGAGCTGTTCTACACATTGAAGCACCCTAAAGAGTCTTTCCACAGTAACTTTGTGTCTCTAGACTGTGACCAGTGCACCATGGTTACACAGAACGGCAAGCCCATGTTCACACAG gtGTGTGTGGAGGGTCGTTTGTACCTAGAGTTCATGTTTGACGACATGATGAGGATCAAGACTTGGCACTTTAGCATCAGACAACACAGAGAGGTCCTGCCTCGTAGCATACTAGCGATGCAC GTGCAGGACCCTCAGATGCTGGACCAGCTGGCCAAAAACATCACAAGATGTGGCCTGTCCAACTCCACACTCAACTACCTTAGG ttgTGTGTGATCTTGGAGCCGATGCAGGAGTTGATGTCCAGACACAAGACCTACAGTCTGAGTCCCAGAGACTGTCTCAAGACCTGCCTCTTCCAGAAGTGGCAACGCATGGTGGCCCCACCAG CTGAGCCGGCCAGACAAGCGCCCAACAAGCGGAGGAAAAGGAAGATGTCTGGCGGCAGCAACATGAGCGCTGGAGgaggaaacaacaacaacaacaacagcaagaaGAAGAGTCCTGCTAACAACTTCCCCCTCTCCACACAG GACCTGGTTGGAACAAAAACCTGTACACTGCCGGAGCTTGAGGACCGGAGTTGA